A region from the Salicibibacter cibarius genome encodes:
- a CDS encoding DUF5011 domain-containing protein, with protein sequence MDSQIHFYLWICESIDLLDEGGLNINCIVKKAILIMLLFPLIFLYTGTTSVSAETQYVEVEEEFEYVCGGEGITDTHRSMIFKTMVPESVVAGQEFHLTNTSVTVNLSSLSTTDNEAYALLLDPTFSISAENEETTITKEFEGDMGDLWGAEDIPIPNDDGVDVGQFKAGGNGEVVLKADEITYTEEAQTGLPIPISYDQICTLSEDEEDSTIAIIDIVKDTEPPEDPVGSIELDGNEEMELEVGDDFEEPGFTVVDEDGHDITDEVDVNVEGDVDTTTEGTYELTYSVEDNENIDSVTRTVTVVEPEEPGDPDPDPDPEGSNFHSGTGSPEDDLGEVGDHYLDTEAMELFVKEEDGWNSLGVLRGEDGEPGDQGPPGEDGTMWYTGEGEPDADLGVEGDLYLDEDSGDVYQKEDGEWGKIVNLQGPPGDCDCPDDNGEDNGSGANGSNGFGGINGSNGSSNGGNGSNGSDGNNGSSNGGNGLGIGNNDRDNGNGSGYNGGNGYTGDNGSGFDRDRGGGALPDTAGNTPLMILIGSLMAIAGGALLFRRKLSLT encoded by the coding sequence TTGGATTCGCAGATCCACTTCTATTTGTGGATCTGCGAATCGATTGATTTACTTGACGAGGGAGGGTTAAACATTAATTGTATTGTAAAAAAAGCTATATTGATCATGCTTCTTTTTCCATTGATCTTTCTTTATACAGGAACCACATCTGTAAGTGCTGAAACCCAATACGTAGAAGTAGAGGAAGAGTTTGAATATGTATGTGGTGGTGAAGGTATAACTGATACTCACAGATCGATGATATTTAAAACAATGGTTCCTGAATCAGTAGTAGCGGGTCAGGAATTTCACTTAACAAACACGTCAGTAACAGTGAACCTTTCCTCTCTCTCCACGACTGATAATGAAGCATATGCTTTATTGTTAGACCCAACTTTCAGTATAAGTGCTGAAAATGAAGAGACAACTATTACGAAGGAATTTGAAGGTGATATGGGAGATCTATGGGGGGCAGAAGACATTCCTATCCCGAATGATGACGGCGTAGACGTGGGCCAGTTCAAAGCTGGTGGAAATGGTGAAGTAGTGTTAAAAGCAGATGAAATAACATATACGGAGGAAGCCCAAACGGGACTTCCAATTCCGATAAGTTATGATCAAATATGCACACTTTCCGAGGATGAAGAAGACTCCACTATTGCCATCATAGATATCGTTAAAGATACCGAACCACCGGAGGACCCTGTCGGATCAATCGAACTGGATGGCAATGAAGAGATGGAGCTCGAGGTTGGCGATGACTTCGAAGAGCCCGGCTTCACAGTTGTAGATGAAGACGGACATGACATCACCGATGAAGTCGACGTCAATGTTGAAGGTGACGTAGACACGACAACCGAGGGCACGTACGAGCTTACGTATAGCGTTGAAGACAATGAGAATATAGACTCTGTAACACGTACGGTAACCGTTGTAGAACCTGAAGAGCCGGGTGACCCTGACCCTGACCCTGATCCCGAAGGAAGTAACTTCCACTCCGGAACAGGTTCACCGGAGGATGATCTTGGCGAAGTTGGTGATCACTATTTAGACACGGAAGCTATGGAGCTTTTTGTGAAAGAAGAAGACGGTTGGAATTCCCTCGGTGTCCTTCGCGGTGAAGACGGTGAACCGGGAGATCAAGGACCACCGGGTGAAGACGGAACCATGTGGTACACAGGTGAAGGTGAACCGGATGCTGATCTTGGTGTAGAAGGCGACTTGTATCTGGACGAAGATTCCGGTGACGTTTACCAGAAGGAGGACGGTGAATGGGGAAAAATCGTCAACTTGCAAGGGCCGCCAGGTGATTGTGACTGCCCTGATGATAATGGGGAAGACAACGGATCCGGAGCTAACGGTTCAAACGGCTTCGGCGGAATTAATGGATCTAATGGGTCTTCGAATGGAGGCAACGGATCTAATGGATCCGACGGAAACAATGGCTCCTCAAATGGAGGTAACGGCCTAGGCATTGGAAATAATGACCGTGACAACGGAAACGGAAGCGGTTATAATGGTGGCAACGGTTACACTGGCGATAATGGAAGCGGTTTCGACCGTGACCGTGGCGGTGGCGCATTGCCGGATACAGCAGGCAATACTCCGCTAATGATCCTCATCGGTTCATTGATGGCTATCGCTGGTGGAGCGCTTCTCTTTAGAAGAAAATTATCACTCACGTAG
- a CDS encoding class D sortase → MRKIGIVFIIFGLGVVSWFGYERWVGMQSIEDFEGDVVKASEEAEVSSDSLLLDDEREEPTEDGEDQTTEDYEIGEGVAKLVIPKLNKAYETYWGQDEDTLSGGVGMYDSEWTTSPAGGGHTVLSGHRDTVFRPVGDLFEGDSLYVTYEGVDYEYEIKETWITDKDDRSVIVEKDTPTLTLTTCYPFEYFGDAPERYIIEAELVNKGDLLEEF, encoded by the coding sequence ATGAGAAAGATAGGCATCGTTTTCATCATTTTCGGATTGGGGGTTGTGTCCTGGTTCGGGTACGAACGCTGGGTCGGGATGCAGTCGATCGAGGATTTCGAAGGGGATGTTGTAAAGGCATCCGAAGAGGCTGAAGTGTCGAGTGACAGTCTGCTTCTCGACGACGAGCGGGAAGAACCGACCGAAGACGGCGAAGATCAGACAACCGAGGATTATGAAATCGGTGAAGGCGTTGCTAAACTCGTGATCCCGAAATTAAATAAAGCGTATGAAACGTATTGGGGCCAGGATGAAGATACCCTTTCCGGGGGCGTCGGCATGTATGACAGTGAATGGACGACGTCCCCCGCGGGAGGGGGCCACACAGTATTATCCGGTCACCGGGATACCGTCTTCCGGCCTGTGGGTGATTTGTTTGAAGGGGATTCCCTTTATGTCACCTACGAAGGCGTGGATTACGAATATGAAATCAAGGAAACTTGGATCACGGATAAAGACGACCGTTCTGTGATCGTAGAAAAAGATACCCCAACACTTACGTTGACGACGTGCTACCCGTTTGAATACTTCGGAGATGCGCCGGAGCGTTATATCATTGAAGCGGAGCTCGTCAATAAGGGAGATCTTTTAGAAGAATTTTAA
- a CDS encoding esterase/lipase family protein, with product MKRKKDVILIHGLVNRHRWSDAFLETITNMWGSGHVYVIYTNASNDVQEKIYNGNVVYTIGCNNGSAGTRSLDDQTKQMEDKVHILQKDYGLEKTFNIIGHSMGGLVARQYIYHHPRTVASLVTLGTPHHGSPLADYYRGLGFILSYRSVV from the coding sequence ATGAAGCGCAAAAAGGATGTCATACTCATCCATGGGTTGGTCAATCGGCATCGCTGGAGTGACGCTTTTTTAGAAACGATCACCAACATGTGGGGATCCGGGCATGTGTATGTCATCTATACGAATGCTTCGAACGACGTGCAGGAGAAAATTTACAACGGTAATGTTGTTTATACGATTGGGTGTAATAATGGATCGGCGGGCACACGGTCGCTTGATGATCAAACGAAACAAATGGAAGACAAGGTACACATCCTGCAAAAAGACTATGGTTTGGAAAAAACGTTCAATATCATCGGCCACAGCATGGGCGGCTTGGTCGCGCGCCAATACATTTATCATCATCCTCGTACCGTTGCGAGTCTCGTCACATTAGGAACGCCGCACCACGGCAGTCCGTTGGCCGATTATTATAGGGGACTTGGGTTTATTTTAAGTTATAGAAGCGTGGTCTAA
- the tnpA gene encoding IS200/IS605 family transposase, which translates to MDEYKRSSHAVYDIKYHIIWVTKYRYHVLRGDIARRVRELIRQGCEARGITILQGSVGKDHIHLLLSCPPSIAPSKKKRYWGQHLWARGYFCATVGNVTEEIIRNYIENQTSEKRNDIFRIDD; encoded by the coding sequence ATGGATGAATACAAAAGAAGTAGCCACGCGGTCTATGACATCAAATACCACATTATATGGGTTACAAAGTATAGATATCATGTGTTACGTGGCGACATTGCCCGCCGAGTAAGGGAACTAATCAGACAAGGATGTGAAGCGAGAGGGATTACGATACTACAAGGAAGTGTAGGGAAAGACCATATTCACTTATTATTGTCCTGTCCGCCGAGCATAGCACCGAGTAAGAAGAAAAGATATTGGGGTCAGCACTTATGGGCGAGAGGATATTTTTGTGCAACAGTAGGAAATGTGACGGAAGAAATCATTAGAAATTATATCGAAAACCAGACCAGCGAGAAGAGGAACGATATATTCAGGATTGATGATTGA
- a CDS encoding Zn-dependent alcohol dehydrogenase produces MKAAVLHNYGQELKVQDVDLQEPQKGEVRVKMKAAGICHSDQHVIDAHLPLPVPIVLGHEGAGIVDAVGEGVSGVKEGDHVALNWVPSCGKCHYCRIGRPDVCDEASKTALMGTMLDGTTRFSVDGKNVHQFPLTGTFSEYTVVPENAAVPVNKDVPFELAALVGCCVITGVGAVMNTAKVEPGSTVAVIGAGGVGFNVIQGAALAGAKQVIAIDMVDEKLEMTKQFGATHTINAKEEDPVKAVLSMTERLGVDYAFEVIGRPETIQNAYNMTKKTGMAVVVGISAPNESVSVNAFSLPSQSKTLKGSWLGQGNPHVDYPKLLDLNTAGKLELEALVSQTFSLDEVNEGLAQLKSGQNIRGVIRFD; encoded by the coding sequence ATGAAAGCAGCCGTTTTACACAATTATGGGCAAGAATTAAAAGTCCAGGATGTAGATTTGCAAGAACCGCAAAAAGGGGAAGTGCGGGTGAAGATGAAAGCGGCTGGCATTTGCCATAGTGACCAGCACGTCATTGATGCCCACTTGCCGCTACCGGTGCCGATCGTGCTCGGCCATGAAGGCGCGGGGATTGTCGATGCCGTTGGAGAAGGGGTGAGCGGCGTAAAAGAAGGGGACCATGTGGCGTTAAATTGGGTGCCTTCTTGTGGGAAGTGTCATTATTGTCGGATCGGCCGTCCTGATGTATGTGACGAAGCTTCGAAGACTGCCTTGATGGGAACGATGCTCGATGGAACGACCCGTTTTTCAGTAGACGGAAAGAATGTGCACCAATTTCCGTTGACAGGCACGTTCAGCGAGTACACGGTCGTACCCGAAAACGCGGCCGTTCCCGTCAATAAAGACGTTCCGTTCGAATTGGCGGCACTCGTCGGGTGTTGTGTCATCACCGGTGTCGGTGCGGTCATGAATACAGCAAAGGTTGAGCCGGGAAGCACGGTTGCGGTGATCGGCGCGGGCGGAGTCGGCTTTAATGTGATTCAAGGTGCCGCGTTGGCAGGGGCAAAGCAGGTCATTGCCATTGATATGGTGGATGAAAAATTGGAAATGACGAAGCAATTCGGAGCAACCCATACGATCAATGCCAAAGAAGAAGATCCGGTGAAAGCTGTGCTTTCAATGACAGAAAGGCTCGGGGTCGACTATGCATTTGAAGTGATCGGTCGTCCGGAAACTATTCAGAATGCCTATAACATGACGAAAAAAACGGGAATGGCTGTTGTCGTTGGCATCTCGGCTCCGAATGAAAGCGTTTCCGTTAACGCCTTTTCCTTGCCTTCCCAATCCAAAACGTTGAAAGGGTCATGGCTCGGGCAAGGGAATCCGCATGTGGATTATCCGAAACTGCTTGATTTAAACACTGCAGGAAAATTAGAGCTGGAAGCGTTGGTTAGCCAAACATTCTCGCTCGATGAAGTGAATGAAGGCCTTGCCCAATTAAAATCAGGGCAAAATATTCGCGGTGTTATTCGCTTTGACTAA
- a CDS encoding aldehyde dehydrogenase family protein, with protein sequence MISAETKETALFIDGEWKDATSGGTFSVVNPATGEVTANVASAGEKDVDIAVASAQEAFNDGRWLSIPPLERGRILRQVADLIRKNNMELAQLMTRENGMPTNMALFVEIPMAADAFDFYASLVAQSKGETLPFSLTGAPPNHMTWTMKEPIGVAGLITPWNFPLLMPTWKVAPALAAGCTAVLKPAPETPLTALKLAELCKEAGIPKGVLHVLTGKDEPGKALVSHPDVPKIAFTGETATGREIMASAAPYIKRVSLELGGKSPNIIFGDADLEDAAKSALFGIFYNSGQVCQAGSRILVQRSVYESFTETLVKQAKKLNVGPGNSPANQLGPVISREQYDKIIEYIRIGQDEGATLLAGGGAPEGAGEGYFIEPTVFGDVSPTMRIAQEEIFGPLVSVIPFDDDDEAVRIANDTIYGLAAAVWTRDIKRGLRMAQRVKSGTLWINTYQVLTPTAPFGGFKQSGIGRDLGAESLNAYLETKSVIADLNDRPMTLF encoded by the coding sequence CTGATTTCAGCTGAAACAAAAGAAACCGCGTTGTTTATCGATGGCGAGTGGAAAGACGCCACATCCGGTGGAACATTTAGCGTTGTTAATCCGGCGACGGGGGAAGTGACGGCGAACGTAGCAAGCGCCGGGGAAAAAGACGTGGACATTGCAGTGGCAAGTGCCCAGGAAGCGTTTAATGATGGGCGTTGGTTATCGATTCCGCCCCTTGAGAGAGGACGAATTTTGCGTCAGGTCGCTGATTTAATCCGTAAAAATAACATGGAGCTTGCGCAACTGATGACCCGCGAAAATGGCATGCCAACGAATATGGCCTTGTTCGTGGAAATCCCGATGGCGGCGGACGCGTTTGATTTTTATGCCTCGCTTGTCGCGCAATCGAAGGGAGAGACATTGCCATTTTCATTAACAGGCGCCCCGCCCAATCATATGACGTGGACGATGAAAGAACCGATCGGGGTCGCCGGTTTGATTACCCCGTGGAATTTTCCGTTGCTCATGCCGACTTGGAAAGTTGCGCCCGCGCTCGCGGCAGGGTGTACGGCAGTGCTGAAACCGGCGCCGGAAACGCCTTTAACCGCTTTGAAATTAGCAGAGCTTTGTAAGGAAGCCGGTATTCCGAAGGGTGTGCTTCACGTGTTAACGGGCAAGGACGAGCCTGGGAAAGCGCTCGTGAGCCACCCGGACGTGCCGAAGATCGCGTTTACGGGCGAGACCGCGACCGGTCGGGAAATTATGGCAAGCGCAGCGCCGTATATTAAACGGGTCTCTCTTGAACTCGGGGGCAAATCACCGAACATTATTTTCGGCGATGCTGATCTTGAAGACGCGGCGAAAAGTGCACTATTCGGTATCTTTTATAATTCCGGACAAGTTTGTCAAGCCGGCAGCCGTATCTTGGTGCAACGCTCTGTCTACGAGTCATTTACGGAAACGCTCGTCAAACAAGCGAAAAAGCTAAACGTCGGTCCGGGAAATAGCCCGGCCAACCAACTCGGACCGGTCATTAGCCGGGAGCAATACGATAAAATCATCGAATATATCCGGATTGGGCAGGACGAAGGGGCGACGTTACTTGCCGGAGGCGGGGCGCCTGAAGGTGCCGGAGAAGGATACTTTATCGAACCGACGGTTTTTGGGGACGTATCGCCAACGATGCGCATCGCCCAAGAAGAAATCTTCGGGCCGCTGGTGAGCGTCATACCGTTTGATGATGACGACGAAGCCGTTCGCATCGCCAATGACACGATCTACGGTTTGGCAGCCGCGGTTTGGACGCGTGATATCAAACGGGGGTTGCGAATGGCACAACGGGTGAAGAGCGGAACTCTATGGATTAATACGTATCAAGTACTCACCCCGACCGCTCCGTTCGGTGGGTTCAAACAAAGCGGCATTGGCCGTGATTTGGGGGCTGAATCATTGAATGCATATCTCGAAACAAAATCGGTCATCGCGGATTTGAATGATCGGCCGATGACGTTGTTTTAA
- a CDS encoding MBL fold metallo-hydrolase yields MKITPLGIWGAYPPANGATSAFLIEEEGFRCLVDCGSGVLSALQTHIPLHELDALVITHYHPDHIADVGVLQHGVMIETMLDKRDRQLHVYAHANDEDQFSNLQYGKYMRATAISPQQTETIGPWHVDFCETDHPVYCLALKFTDQHGVSAVFTSDTAWTPNLLPFIKGSELLISEASTYHHMIDQIPGHLSGRQAGQLAHETGVERLVLTHLPQYGNINDLVAEAKDVFFGEVTLADPAKTYRVGKG; encoded by the coding sequence ATGAAGATCACGCCATTGGGTATTTGGGGCGCCTATCCACCAGCAAATGGAGCAACATCTGCGTTCCTGATTGAAGAAGAAGGTTTTCGTTGTCTCGTTGATTGTGGGAGCGGCGTGTTGTCTGCATTGCAAACTCATATCCCTCTCCATGAACTTGACGCACTCGTTATCACCCATTATCACCCCGATCATATCGCGGATGTCGGCGTTTTGCAGCACGGGGTGATGATTGAAACGATGTTGGACAAGCGTGACCGGCAGTTACACGTCTACGCCCATGCTAACGACGAAGATCAATTTTCCAATCTGCAGTATGGCAAATACATGCGCGCGACCGCTATTTCCCCGCAACAAACAGAGACGATTGGTCCGTGGCATGTCGATTTTTGTGAGACGGATCATCCTGTTTATTGTCTGGCGTTAAAATTTACAGACCAACACGGTGTTTCAGCCGTTTTTACCTCTGATACAGCTTGGACGCCCAATCTCCTTCCCTTTATAAAAGGAAGTGAATTACTGATCAGTGAAGCAAGCACCTATCATCACATGATCGACCAAATACCGGGTCATTTAAGCGGTCGCCAAGCGGGCCAATTGGCGCATGAGACGGGTGTTGAACGTTTGGTGCTTACCCATTTGCCCCAGTATGGAAATATAAACGATCTGGTGGCCGAAGCTAAAGATGTCTTTTTCGGTGAAGTCACTCTCGCGGATCCGGCGAAAACGTATCGTGTAGGAAAGGGCTGA
- a CDS encoding GNAT family N-acetyltransferase yields the protein MEYEIFECKNTEDVPMRLLLIADPEEKMIESYIHRSRCFLMKHDNNIIGVYVLLATRPNTVEIMNIALTQTMQGKGLGEKLLRHALETARNFGYKTVEIGTGSTGTSQLYLYQKCGFRMVGVEVDYFLRNYDMPLYENGLRIRDMVRLSQTL from the coding sequence ATGGAATATGAAATTTTTGAATGCAAAAACACGGAAGATGTGCCGATGCGATTACTGTTAATCGCTGATCCGGAAGAAAAAATGATCGAAAGCTACATCCATCGTAGTCGATGTTTTTTGATGAAGCATGACAACAACATCATCGGCGTTTATGTGCTTTTGGCAACACGTCCGAATACGGTGGAGATCATGAACATTGCGCTCACGCAAACGATGCAAGGGAAAGGCCTGGGTGAAAAACTTCTTCGTCATGCCCTTGAGACAGCCCGGAATTTTGGCTACAAGACGGTGGAGATCGGCACGGGAAGCACGGGGACGAGTCAACTCTATTTGTATCAGAAATGCGGTTTTCGTATGGTCGGCGTGGAAGTGGATTATTTTCTTCGGAATTATGACATGCCCCTCTATGAAAATGGCCTGCGTATCCGGGATATGGTGCGATTGTCACAAACGCTGTGA
- the exaC gene encoding acetaldehyde dehydrogenase ExaC, translated as MHYAKPGTTNAVVHFESRYDNFIGGEWVAPADGEYFENVSPVDGRVFTEIARSKEEDVDRALDAAHKAKAAWGATPVADRSRVLNKIADRMEENLEKLAVAETWDNGKPVREALAADIPLAIDHFRYFASVIRAQEGGISQIDEDTVAYHFHEPLGVTGQIIPWNFPLLMMSWKVAPALAAGNCTVLKPAEQTPASINIWLELVQDLLPSGVLNVVQGFGLEAGKPLAQSDKVDKVAFTGETTTGRMIMQYASENIIPVTLELGGKSPNIFFADVMDKDDGYLEKALEGFVMFALNQGEVCTCPSRALIDASIYDEFMDRALKKVKEIKGGDPLDTNTMIGAQASEEQLEKILSYFDIAKQEGAEVVAGGNRKKYEGDQAEGYYVEPTIFKGHNKMRVFQEEIFGPVVSVTTFNGQDEALDIANDTLYGLGAGVWSRNMNTAYRFGRAIQSGRVWTNCFHVYPAHAAFGGYKKSGIGRENHLMMLDHYQQTKNLLVSYSEEPQGLF; from the coding sequence ATGCATTACGCAAAACCGGGAACAACAAACGCAGTCGTCCATTTCGAATCTCGTTACGATAATTTCATCGGTGGGGAATGGGTAGCCCCTGCGGATGGGGAGTATTTTGAAAATGTAAGTCCGGTTGACGGCCGGGTGTTCACGGAAATTGCCCGTTCAAAAGAGGAGGATGTGGACAGGGCATTGGATGCCGCTCATAAGGCGAAAGCAGCTTGGGGAGCGACGCCAGTTGCTGATCGTTCCCGTGTTTTAAACAAGATTGCCGATCGCATGGAAGAAAACCTGGAAAAACTGGCTGTAGCGGAAACATGGGATAACGGCAAGCCGGTGCGCGAAGCACTAGCGGCCGACATTCCGCTCGCGATTGACCATTTTCGCTATTTTGCAAGTGTCATTCGTGCCCAGGAAGGCGGGATATCGCAAATCGATGAGGATACAGTCGCTTATCATTTTCATGAACCGCTCGGGGTGACCGGACAAATCATTCCTTGGAACTTTCCGTTGCTCATGATGTCCTGGAAAGTGGCACCTGCACTGGCAGCCGGGAATTGCACGGTTTTGAAGCCGGCGGAACAGACACCGGCTTCGATTAACATTTGGTTGGAGTTAGTTCAGGATCTGTTGCCGTCGGGTGTTCTCAATGTCGTGCAAGGATTTGGGCTGGAGGCCGGGAAACCATTGGCGCAAAGCGATAAGGTTGATAAAGTCGCCTTTACAGGCGAGACGACCACAGGTCGAATGATTATGCAGTATGCCTCCGAGAACATTATCCCGGTAACCCTTGAACTTGGCGGAAAGTCACCGAATATCTTTTTTGCCGACGTCATGGACAAAGACGACGGATACCTCGAGAAAGCATTGGAAGGTTTCGTTATGTTTGCCCTTAACCAAGGGGAAGTTTGCACGTGTCCATCACGGGCGCTCATCGATGCATCCATTTACGATGAATTTATGGATCGAGCCTTGAAAAAAGTCAAAGAAATTAAGGGTGGCGATCCCCTTGATACGAATACGATGATCGGAGCGCAAGCGTCCGAAGAACAACTGGAAAAAATCCTTTCTTATTTTGATATCGCCAAGCAAGAAGGCGCGGAAGTTGTTGCCGGCGGCAATCGTAAAAAATATGAAGGCGATCAAGCCGAAGGGTATTACGTTGAACCGACGATATTCAAAGGGCACAATAAGATGCGCGTTTTCCAGGAAGAAATTTTCGGTCCCGTTGTTTCTGTTACGACGTTCAACGGGCAAGATGAAGCATTAGATATCGCGAACGATACGCTGTACGGCCTCGGCGCGGGCGTTTGGTCGCGAAACATGAACACGGCTTATCGTTTCGGGCGTGCCATTCAATCCGGACGGGTCTGGACGAATTGCTTCCACGTCTATCCGGCGCACGCGGCATTTGGCGGCTATAAAAAATCCGGCATCGGGCGCGAGAATCATTTAATGATGCTCGATCATTATCAACAAACGAAGAATCTGCTCGTCAGCTATAGCGAGGAACCGCAAGGATTGTTTTAA
- a CDS encoding DUF779 domain-containing protein yields MVEKVRATDETIALIRKLEKKHGPLIFHQSGGCCDGSSPMCFPKDEFRVGKNDIYLGDIGGTPFYIAKDQYEYWKHTQLIIDVVKGRGGMFSVEGPEGVRFLLRSRVFTEEERAELQLSTN; encoded by the coding sequence ATGGTGGAAAAAGTCCGAGCCACCGATGAAACGATTGCCCTCATTCGCAAACTGGAAAAGAAACACGGACCACTGATTTTTCATCAATCGGGCGGTTGCTGTGACGGCAGCTCTCCGATGTGTTTTCCGAAAGATGAATTCAGAGTCGGCAAAAACGATATTTATCTCGGCGATATCGGCGGCACGCCGTTTTACATCGCGAAGGATCAATATGAGTATTGGAAACACACCCAGCTCATCATCGATGTTGTAAAAGGCCGCGGCGGCATGTTTTCCGTCGAAGGCCCGGAAGGCGTGCGCTTTCTTCTCCGCTCCCGTGTGTTTACTGAAGAAGAACGAGCGGAACTGCAGCTATCAACGAATTAG
- a CDS encoding MBL fold metallo-hydrolase, with amino-acid sequence MQLELGIETLRLNLPFRLNHVNVFYAEGDNGWTVIDAGLHNDETVAAWDPILRDKKVDRIFVTHYHPDHFGYAGAMQKKTGARVFMTETDAEAGKHAWTNQFLDEMRAYYDRAGIPDDQADEMRGNTEEFVPRVEPLPTIDHFFQEGENVQIGKYEYEVLFTPGHSDGLIVFFNREKSVLLSTDHLLPKITPNISYWFHGDQNPLKSYLQSLKKIETLDAEYVIPSHGKPFIGANARAQEIRDHHSERLETLLGYLNESATVYDICQRLFPKVLTVHETRFAIGETLAHLEYLRYEGDCKREVENGVWYYSR; translated from the coding sequence ATGCAACTAGAGCTTGGAATTGAGACATTAAGATTGAATTTGCCGTTTCGGTTGAACCACGTGAATGTATTTTATGCCGAAGGAGATAACGGTTGGACAGTGATCGACGCCGGCTTACATAATGATGAAACGGTGGCGGCTTGGGACCCCATTTTACGAGATAAAAAAGTGGATCGTATTTTCGTGACCCACTATCATCCTGACCATTTCGGTTACGCCGGCGCCATGCAAAAAAAGACCGGCGCCCGTGTGTTTATGACGGAAACCGACGCTGAAGCGGGGAAACATGCATGGACGAACCAATTTTTGGATGAGATGCGCGCGTATTATGATCGCGCCGGCATTCCCGATGATCAAGCCGATGAGATGCGCGGGAATACCGAAGAATTCGTGCCGCGCGTGGAACCGTTGCCGACGATCGATCATTTTTTTCAAGAAGGGGAAAACGTACAAATAGGGAAATACGAGTATGAAGTGTTGTTTACGCCCGGGCATTCCGACGGCCTCATTGTTTTTTTTAATCGCGAAAAGAGTGTTTTGCTCTCGACCGATCATTTGCTGCCGAAAATTACGCCCAACATTTCCTATTGGTTTCATGGGGATCAGAACCCGTTGAAATCGTATCTGCAATCATTGAAAAAAATCGAAACGTTGGATGCTGAATATGTCATTCCTTCCCACGGCAAACCTTTTATCGGTGCCAATGCAAGGGCACAAGAAATTCGTGATCATCATAGCGAGCGCCTGGAAACGTTGCTAGGTTATTTGAATGAATCGGCGACCGTATACGACATCTGTCAGCGCCTTTTCCCGAAAGTGTTGACGGTTCATGAAACAAGGTTTGCCATCGGGGAAACACTCGCGCACTTGGAATATCTTCGCTACGAAGGCGATTGCAAGCGGGAAGTGGAGAACGGTGTTTGGTATTATTCGCGTTGA
- a CDS encoding DinB family protein: MLGIEEARKEILASVENLTDEQLNCEVEEGRWTIVQVLEHLYLIEQGLAAPIIQKELANEDSQPARKKKPIELTVDRSVQKVEATGPFVPSNEFMPLEEMKERLAQSRATLLKVLDTVEDEAILSQKSAKHPAFGTMDLAQWVEFIGLHERRHLQQIEELKVKL; encoded by the coding sequence ATGTTAGGAATTGAAGAAGCGAGAAAAGAAATACTGGCTAGCGTCGAAAATTTGACCGATGAACAATTGAACTGTGAAGTGGAGGAAGGGCGCTGGACGATCGTGCAAGTGTTGGAACATCTTTATTTAATAGAACAGGGGTTAGCAGCTCCTATCATACAGAAGGAACTGGCAAATGAAGACAGTCAACCGGCCCGTAAAAAGAAACCGATTGAACTGACGGTGGATCGCTCGGTACAAAAGGTGGAAGCGACCGGCCCCTTCGTGCCGTCGAACGAATTTATGCCACTTGAGGAAATGAAAGAAAGACTCGCTCAATCGCGGGCAACATTGTTGAAGGTTTTGGATACGGTCGAAGATGAAGCGATCTTGTCGCAAAAATCGGCTAAGCATCCGGCGTTCGGAACGATGGATCTGGCACAATGGGTCGAATTCATCGGATTACACGAACGCCGGCATTTGCAGCAAATTGAAGAATTGAAGGTGAAGCTATAA